The Tripterygium wilfordii isolate XIE 37 chromosome 4, ASM1340144v1, whole genome shotgun sequence genome has a window encoding:
- the LOC119997360 gene encoding trimethyltridecatetraene synthase-like, giving the protein MEVLSWAILALSLLAIHTLLSIIFTSPRQSKLPPGPKPWPIIGNFNLIGPLPHQSLHKLSLRYGALMQLKFGSYPVVVASSADMAKQILKTNDQIFASRPKTAAGKYTTYNFQNITWAPYGPYWRQGRKIYLCELFSSRRLESYEYIRVQERRDFTSRLLALSGKPVVLKEQLSRLTLSIISRIVLGKKYFSEREDGSAIVTIEEFQEMLDELFLLNGVLNIGDWIPWLDFLDLQGYVKRMKALKIKFDRFHDHVLDEHKARKAGVKDFVPKDMVDLLLQLSDDPSLDVNLNYDSVKGFTQDLIAGGTDTSAVTVEWAMSELMKQPDLIKKATEELDRVIGRARWVEEKDMPQLPYIEAIMKETMRKHPVAVLLAPHLALEDCNIGGYDIVKGTRVFINSWSMGRDPKIWDEPEEFRPERFIGKAIDVKGQSFELLPFGSGRRMCPGYSLGLKMIQSSLANMLHGFNWELADNMRPQDLNMDEVYGLATPRKFPLVAVLEPRLPIHLY; this is encoded by the exons ATGGAGGTTCTTTCCTGGGCTATTTTGGCCTTATCATTGCTAGCTATTCATACACTCTTATCAATAATTTTCACTTCTCCACGCCAATCAAAACTTCCACCAGGTCCTAAGCCTTGGCCGATTATCGGTAACTTTAACCTTATAGGTCCTCTGCCTCACCAATCTCTTCACAAATTATCCCTAAGATATGGAGCATTGATGCAACTTAAGTTTGGTTCATACCCAGTTGTGGTTGCTTCATCAGCAGATATGGCAAAACAAATACTCAAAACAAATGACCAAATCTTTGCCTCTAGACCCAAAACTGCCGCTGGAAAATACACAACCTATAACTTCCAAAACATTACATGGGCGCCTTATGGACCGTATTGGCGACAGGGCCGCAAAATCTACCTCTGTGAGCTGTTTAGCTCGAGAAGGCTCGAATCATATGAATACATTCGCGTCCAAGAAAGGCGTGATTTCACGTCGCGTCTACTTGCCTTGTCTGGCAAGCCAGTTGTGCTTAAAGAGCAACTCTCGCGGCTTACTTTGAGCATTATTAGTAGAATTGTTCTGGGGAAGAAGTACTTCAGCGAGCGTGAAGATGGGAGTGCAATTGTAACAATTGAAGAGTTTCAAGAAATGTTGGATGAGTTGTTCTTGCTTAATGGGGTCTTGAATATAGGGGATTGGATACCCTGGCTGGATTTCCTGGATTTGCAGGGGTATGTAAAGAGAATGAAGGCTCTAAAAATCAAATTCGATCGATTTCACGACCATGTGTTGGATGAACACAAGGCGAGGAAGGCCGGGGTTAAGGATTTTGTGCCAAAGGACATGGTGGATTTACTGCTGCAACTAAGCGATGATCCTAGTCTTGATGTCAACCTCAATTATGATAGCGTCAAGGGGTTCACACAG GACTTAATTGCAGGTGGCACAGACACTTCTGCAGTGACGGTGGAATGGGCGATGTCCGAGCTCATGAAACAGCCAGACTTAATAAAAAAGGCGACAGAAGAGCTCGACAGAGTAATTGGAAGAGCAAGATGGGTGGAAGAGAAAGACATGCCACAACTACCTTACATAGAAGCAATAATGAAAGAAACAATGAGGAAACACCCAGTGGCCGTACTTCTTGCGCCGCATTTGGCCCTTGAAGACTGCAACATTGGTGGATATGACATTGTAAAAGGAACTAGAGTCTTCATTAACAGCTGGAGCATGGGGAGGGACCCAAAAATATGGGATGAACCGGAAGAGTTCCGGCCGGAGAGGTTTATAGGGAAAGCAATTGATGTGAAGGGACAGAGTTTTGAGCTGTTGCCTTTTGGTTCAGGAAGGAGAATGTGCCCTGGATATAGTCTTGGACTTAAAATGATTCAATCAAGCTTGGCTAACATGTTGCATGGGTTCAATTGGGAGTTAGCTGATAATATGAGGCCACAAGATTTGAACATGGATGAAGTTTATGGATTGGCAACACCTAGAAAGTTTCCTCTTGTTGCTGTCCTGGAGCCTAGACTCCCCATTCATCTTTACTAA